The genome window AACAATAATTAGCCAAGCTAATTATTAAGGATAAAATAAAAATCCTATCAACTCCTTTATTGTAAAAGGTTAGCCAGGCTAACTAAATGAGAAAATAAAAACGGTGTATGATTAATTTTATGCTCATAGACCGATTTTTATTAACAACGCAAGTAAACGAGTGGTCTCTTCGTCGGTTAATTTTTGGGTGAGATTGGCGCAAGCCTGCCAATAGTGCGGCAGAACGAGATCCAGCATACGGTACCCTTTTTCGGTTATACTGACATTAACCATTCTTTGATCTTCAAGGCATACGGTTCTGGTAATCAATTGATGTTCTTCCAGCCAAATTAACTGTTTGGTTACCGATGCCCGCCGGATTCCCAGCTTATCAGCAATTTCCGAAGGCTGTAACGGCTGCTCCGTGCTTGTATCGAATAATAGCAAGAGTAACGTAAATTTGCTTTCGGAAATATGATATTTCTTCAGCGTATGATTTATCGCATCCAAAACATCGTCCGATATCTCTAACAATGCTTTCCCTAACTGGGCTCTTGGGTTAGGCGGAGTTGTAATCGTATGTTTTTCCATAAATACATTCCTTCGGCAATTAGTTTCCCTGGCTAATTAATAGTATAGCGATGCGAAAAAAGAATGTCAATAGCGAAAGCTCGCTCTACAACATAGTTGTGCAACTCATACTGTATACATACCGCCGGGCCATTGCTTATGGAATATTGTTAGCCTATAATAAGTCTATCTAAGAGAAAGTGAGGGAATCAAGGCTATGTTTGGTATTGTTCATTATGAAATGTTTCTTATCGCCGGCATCATTCTTAATATCACTCCTGGATCGGATACCATTTATATTTTAAGCCGGAGTATTGCACAAGGCCGTAAGGCCGGTATTTACTCTGTTCTGGGTATTACTGCAGGCTGCGCTGTCCACACCGTGCTGGCAGCTCTGGGACTGTCTGTTATTCTGGCACAGTCGGCCCTGGCTTTTATGCTTGTCAAAACAGCCGGTGCTCTCTATCTTGCCTATTTAGGTATCACCACGCTGCTCGCCAAAAATAGCACACTGGTTTCGCCGACTGATCAGGTCATGTCCATTAGAGAAACCTTCCTGCAAGGACTGCTAACCAATGTACTTAATCCTAAGGTAGCTCTTTTCTTTATCTCTTTTTTGCCGCAGTTTATCGACCCGCAAAACAACTATGGAATCGTGCCCTTTATTCTCTTAGGAATAACCTTCTTAACCACCGGTACTCTTTGGTGCCTGTTCCTGGTGTTTGGTTCTTCCCGTGTGACAGTTTTACTCCGCCAGAGCAGTAAAGCGGCCGCCAGGATGAATAAAATCTGCGGGGGTATTTATTTGCTGCTTGGAGTAAAACTGCTTACGGCTGAGCGGTGATGAGCGGCTATTTTTCAAGCTCTTTTTCGCAGCGAGGTAACCGTTTCTCCGCCGATCCCCCAGTTATCCGTAGCCACCTCATCAATCACGACAACAGTTGTTCGCGGATTTTTCCCCAGCACATCTATCAGCAGTTGCGTGGCTCCCTGAATTAATTGCGCTTTTTGCTCTGGGGTAGCTCCTTCTTTAGTGATCTTTATATTTACATAGGGCATTAAACCGCACCGCCTTTCTTATTCCTTCTTAATGTCATCAACACCAGCAGGGCAAACAATAAAACCACAACGGCAAATAGGCTGGGCATCATCATCCCAAAGTTTTTTTGTAAATACGCGGCTATGATCGGGCCGATAATCTGACCCAGGGCATAAATGGTCGTCAATTCTCCAATCGCCTGCATGGATGCTTCCGGTTTCAGTTGATGCGCCAACGTGATCGAAAGACTGGTTATTCCCATAAAGGTTCCGCCAAATAAAGCGCCTCCCACTAAGGTATTCAGCTGATTGGGCATGATGACCGGCAGCAGTATGCCCAGGGCCTGCAGTCCATAAGCCAGCATCAGGCTGGCTTTGATACCGGCCTTTTGGGACAGCCGCGCCCAAAGATACGTTGAGGGAGCTGCCGCCAAGCCGATAAGCACCCAGCTTTGATTCGCAATCGAACTGAGTTCTGGCATTGATTTGATCATTTGCACAATAAAGGTGGCGGTTATGATATAGCCAATACCCTCCAGTCCGTAACTGATGAGAAGAATGTACCAGGTATAATCCCGTATAAATAGATTGCTGCTTCGTGCCTTTTCCTGCTCTCCCGATTCAGAGCGCGACATGTTCGCCAGCGTACACCAGGCGAGAATTCCAAATGCACTCCCTCCCATTGCCAAGCCCAGCCAGGCAGTTTCCCAGCCGCCCAGGCTATCAAACATAGGCACAAATATACCGGTAAAGGCAATGCCAATACCCACCCCGCTATACAGATATCCTGCCCGGTCGCTTCGTCCTTGTCCCAGGGTAACAACAGAGGCAACAACAAACAAAATAGCGCTCAGAAAGCCGGCGCCCAACCGCAGCAAAGTCCAAAGAAAATGATTTTGCGTGAGCGGCATACTGATCATTAAAATAATACTGATGACTACTCCTGCTCCTAACCAGGTCCGCAAATGCTCTCGAACCCACGGTTTTCGCGAAAGGTAAGCGCCAATCAAATAGCCCAGATAGTTTGCTGAAGCCATGACTGCCACATCCCATTCGGTTACACCCAGGTCTCTTTGCATCAAAGGAATAATGGGTGTGAAGCCAAAACGTGAGATTCCCATGGCTAAGCTGAGAGCACAAATCCCCCCGATAAGGCTGTGCATATT of Propionispora vibrioides contains these proteins:
- a CDS encoding MarR family winged helix-turn-helix transcriptional regulator, with product MEKHTITTPPNPRAQLGKALLEISDDVLDAINHTLKKYHISESKFTLLLLLFDTSTEQPLQPSEIADKLGIRRASVTKQLIWLEEHQLITRTVCLEDQRMVNVSITEKGYRMLDLVLPHYWQACANLTQKLTDEETTRLLALLIKIGL
- a CDS encoding tautomerase family protein; amino-acid sequence: MPYVNIKITKEGATPEQKAQLIQGATQLLIDVLGKNPRTTVVVIDEVATDNWGIGGETVTSLRKRA
- a CDS encoding YbfB/YjiJ family MFS transporter, whose product is MHSLIGGICALSLAMGISRFGFTPIIPLMQRDLGVTEWDVAVMASANYLGYLIGAYLSRKPWVREHLRTWLGAGVVISIILMISMPLTQNHFLWTLLRLGAGFLSAILFVVASVVTLGQGRSDRAGYLYSGVGIGIAFTGIFVPMFDSLGGWETAWLGLAMGGSAFGILAWCTLANMSRSESGEQEKARSSNLFIRDYTWYILLISYGLEGIGYIITATFIVQMIKSMPELSSIANQSWVLIGLAAAPSTYLWARLSQKAGIKASLMLAYGLQALGILLPVIMPNQLNTLVGGALFGGTFMGITSLSITLAHQLKPEASMQAIGELTTIYALGQIIGPIIAAYLQKNFGMMMPSLFAVVVLLFALLVLMTLRRNKKGGAV
- a CDS encoding LysE family translocator → MFGIVHYEMFLIAGIILNITPGSDTIYILSRSIAQGRKAGIYSVLGITAGCAVHTVLAALGLSVILAQSALAFMLVKTAGALYLAYLGITTLLAKNSTLVSPTDQVMSIRETFLQGLLTNVLNPKVALFFISFLPQFIDPQNNYGIVPFILLGITFLTTGTLWCLFLVFGSSRVTVLLRQSSKAAARMNKICGGIYLLLGVKLLTAER